tgactgtaaagaaCAAAATCAGCATAGACACCTAGAACAGATAACAGATTGCCTTTATGCATGAAGTCAAAATAATAGAAACAATGATCACAAATCATTGAGTCTGTGTCCATCAGCCCAAGTTGATAACCTAACAGAtgcacatgcaactgacactattttaaaaactgtttgctctgtaGTGTCTAATGATCACACAAGTGCACACGACTGACACTGGTTAGAACCtgcttggcaacagtctcctgtcccaattaagagcATGGTGTCCCAATTAAACTAAAGGGAATCTCGGTAATTTGCTTGATTGGTTTTTGTTCTTTCAGGGTTGTctcaaataagtggctgtcccgTTCAATCGATGACcctattaactggaatccatggtATTTTAATAGTTTCCTCCAATTCATTGCATCAATTTTATCTATATGTATCTGTTCTTTAGGCTTGGTGGAAATTCTGCATCTGAACAAGGTTCTTGTGTGGAACAGCCTGCCAGCTTGCATCCTCAGTCTGGAACCTCTGATCATCCATCCCACTCCTGTTCTGATTGGATTACACCAGAGTCAGAACCTGAACCTGAAGAAAAGCCTCCTCCAGTATTAACCCTTCCATCACAACCAAATGAAAGTGCTGAGCACCAGAAGAGGAAGGAGACTCAGGAGGCCACAAATGGCTCTGCTACACCGTTTTCCTCCTGTGAGGAACGGGTATCTCTATCACCATCTCCTCGACCTGCAAGAAGAGAAGATTATTTGGTCAGGCATCAACACCGTCACCAAGGTTCTTCACATCGCATGACCGGACATGAGAATGGAGAACTGCAGTGGATGTCAGCAGAGGAACATGAGATAATTATGGAAAATCAAAGGAAGTTTGGACTATACCTCGATGAAAAAAGGGAAAGCCTTAAAAGAAAACAAGCATTAGAGGAAGACTTGTTAAGGGCAAAAATCAAGGTGGAAGAATTAAAGGCAGAAAGATTGCAACAAGGATTGCCAGTTTCCCAAGATAAATGATGTTGTGAATACATACAGTATTTCCCCCAGCCAACGTGGGTTTTCATAACAGTAACTTCTTTACTAAATTTTAGATGAACTAAAGTTCAATTTAATTATCCTTAAACCTTACATGAACACAGCCgaacgaaacagcattcctctggggccaaagtcAAGATACAGTACCAGCAGCATATAGTTATGATAGCAGAAAACatatagtcacacaaaaaatgtatagcccaagtccctgagtggcatggcctgtagATTAATGATGTAGGGGAAGTTATCCTTGCCCAGCCCATTtttccactgagcaaacactagaGGCCAGCACTGAGCATATGCCAACAAGAGGGTCCAGCTGCCAACCTAGTATGGATTCCAGTGTGCTCACAGAGGCTTTTGCTCTCTCCCACCCTATCTTGGCGGCTGTAACAGGTGACACCATGGTGTGAGGGCCTGGTCCGCTCAACCACCGAGGCAACGCAAGCTTCAGTCTTGCTATTGAGCCAGTGAActagacttgcagtattctacattaatAAACTAATTAATAACTTAATTGTCTGATAATGGAGCCTATTTAacatttgatttttaaaaaaaaattaaagtcaaTGCAGAGTGTATGATTGATGCTCTACAAACTTCCTTGCATGTTCATCCCTCCAAAATCGATGCAAAATGGACTAAAGTTATTTACCTAGGTTCCTCTGACAGGACCTACCAAAGAAACAAGAACTAATGTATTTGTCAGCTCCCCTTCAAGCCAGTGCAGTCCTTGGTCTAAATCCTGCAACTCCCTTCTCAGCAGCAGTATAGGAATACTATCATTGCCGATAATAAAATAATTAAGACAACTAGGCCCAGGACACGTGCACTCTTAGGACTCAATCAtactttatttacttgtgcacaagaagAACCCATGGCCTCTGTCTCCCACACTGTTGTGAAGCCAGGACAGAAAACctgctatttttatacagaaCTGGCTTATGAGTTATGGATATTGATCATTTGGTAAATTgtatatgtttgaattccttacttgcaagatcaagCACCTTTCACAATAgaggtgttaaaagtcaataAAAACTACAATTTGGAAACCGATGCTACTTTGAAGTTAGTACTTTTAAGTCTCTTAGATGATGGctgtgtttcacatccttccattATTCCTATCATGTCTGTCTCTGGCACCCTCTATTGTTTAAGGTCTCACTCGTCTGTCATAGTCACCTCCATCTATCTCATCTGTAATAAACAGAGGTTCCTTCGGTGGTCTTGCTTCAAAGATCTCTCTTATCTGGGTTGACTACACACCACTGCAGTCATCCTCACCTGAACCTTGTTTTCAATCCTTGCCTTACCACATGTCCCACAATACCTTCTCCATGGGAACAAATAGGCAGTTCAAAAACATCTCAAGGGCAATTGGGAGGAGTAATAGATACTAGCCTTGccagatatatataaaaaatgccTTTAACTGTTTGTAAAAATAAGTTGTGtttttgctgtcttgagacaaattagagtggataaatatccccagggcctgacaaggtgttccgtCAGACCCCAagagaggcaagtgcagaaactgccagggccctagcagagatatttgaaTAATCTTTAGAAacaggagggaaaccagaggaatggaggaaagccaatattTAAGAAAGGGTCTaaatataaaccaggaaattataggctggtaagcctgacatcagtagtgggaaagttattggagggtattctaagggaccagatatacaagtatttggagagACAGGGACTTTGTGTGTGGTTGGTTGTATCTAACCGATCTtaagagttttttgaagaagttgccaggaaggttgatgaaggcaaggcagtggatgttgtctacatggactttagtccAGGTCCCACATGAGTGGTTGGTCAaggaggttcagttgctcagtATTCAgggtgagatagtaaattggattagatattggctttctAGGAGATGCCagtgagtggtagtagatggttgcctctctgactggaggcctgtgacagagatcagtgctggatcctttgttgtttgtcatctatatcaatgatctggatgatattgtggttaactggatgagcaaatttgtgtatgacaccaagattgagggtttagtggacagtgaggaagcccATCATGGCTTGCATCTGGATCAGTTgggaaaataggctgaaaaatggtagatggaatttaatgcagataagtgcaaTGTGTTGCACTTCTGTACGACCAGCCAGGGTAAGTCTTATGCAGTGACTAgcagggaacaatgaatggagtgcagtagaacaaagggatctgggaatacaggtccgtgagtcattgaaagtggcgtcaccgGTTGATAAATCCATAAAGAAAGCTCTTGGCATATTGGCCTTGATAAATCAAAGTACAGGAGGTGGGacattatgttgaaattgtataaaacattggtgaggcctaatttggggtattgtgtgcacttttggtcacctacctataggaaggatgtaaataagattgaaagagtgcagagaaaatttacaagggtgttactGGGTCTGAAAGACctgtgttataaggaaagattaaataggtcaggactttattccttagaatgtagaagattggggggagatttgatagaggcatacaaaattatgaggggtatagacagggtgaatgaaagtaggctttttccactgaggttggatgggactacaaccaggggtcatgggttaagggtgaaaggtgaaaagtttaaagggaacttaAAGGGAAACATCTTAACTTGGAGGgtcctgagagtgtggaatgagctgacagtacagtggtgcatgcaagcatgAACATTTAGaagaagtctggataggtacatggatagtagaggtATGGAGGTCTAGGGTCCTGTACAAGTCAATGGGAGTAGTCAGTTTGAATGGTTCGTCATGGTCTTGATGAGccaaagggctgtttctgtgctataccgTTCTATGACTATGATACCAACAGTTTTGATGTGCTTTTGATATTTAAACCAAAATGAACAGATGCTTCACTTTAATACTTTAATGAAAAGTAGTGGGTGGCAAAGAGGAAAGGGGTGTTGGATGCAGATGTTTTTGATCTAAGCTTCTTTCAGAAGTCaaaaatgaggcataaaacttgttgctcaTCATCGTTTATTAAGTGAGAAGAGAACAAAGAATTGGGAAAGGAGAATATTGAGAGAAAGCAATAGCGGGAAAGGAACAAGGAAACCACATGCTCTGAGCTTATGAGCGAGTGAGGCATCCATTGGATCAGGGTCGACCAGAAATGCttcatcctagctgtctagatatgcaagcctgggcagtatgatatggagagcaagctatgtAGTTAACTCCCCCTCtctacacagctgatgaatccaaaggaatggcggagactgatacagtttggtaccagcagtgtcattagagttgccagtcagcattaagCTCAACAAAGGACTTCCttcgggactccagctccggattttcctcaatgtttactcccaaacccttctccatgagtggatatagctgCAGGGCAGtgaaagtttgagatcagagttttccttctccttgatgagctgccaaccgtgACTGATGAGcctatctgcccaaagtgactggtcttaaggtgccagtaacccgcctttgctcctccggtcagtagaaacggttccaccggGCTTggagtgaaggccaggagctgggctttgttgtcagaggctatttgagatcctccgagatcttgacacccaggaacttgaagctgctcactctctccacttctgatccctctatgaggattggtatgtgttccttcgtctttcctttcctgaagtccacaatcagctcttttgtcttactgacgttgagtgctagGTTTTTGCTgaggcaccattccactagttccactcctatacgccctctcctcaccacctgagattccaccaacaatggttgtatcgttagcaaatttgtagatggtatttgagctatgcctagccacacagtcatgggtatacagagagtagagcagtgggctaagcacacacccctgaagtgcgccagtgttgatagtcagcgaggaggatatgttatcatcaatccgcacagactgtggtcttccagttaggaagttgaagatccaattgcagagggaggtacagaggcccaggttctgcaacttctcaatcaggattgtgggaatgatggtattaaatgcagaTCTGTAGTTGATGAAGAGGATCCTGACGTAGGTGCttatgttgtctaggtggtctaaaggcatgtggagagccattgagattgcgtctgccattgacctattgtggcaatagacaaattgcagtgggtccagattcTTGCTGAGGTAGTAGTTCAGTCTAGTCgtaatcaacctctcaaagcattccattactgtcgatgtgagtgctatcgGGCGATAGTctttaaggcagcccacattattcttctttggcactggtataattgttgcctttttgaagcaagtgggaacttctgcccgtagcagtgagaggttgaaaataaccttgaatactcccactagttggttggtacaggttttcagagaAAACctgcatggaaaagagtacagtcaacaatttgggcagagacccttcatcaggactgtatacttttccacagacgctgcctggctggcagagttcctccagcattttgtgtgtgttgcttggatttccagcatctgcagattttcccttgtttgcagTTTCATACATACAGGTAACTATATAAAAATGCAAACCAGCATAACCTTAAATTGCAAAGAAAATAATAACTGCACAGTCTAGTCTAAcatgcttgttttgctgttgttgttttgttgcttgttgtgttctgtgttgttctgtcgAGCAcagtgagcatgctatgttggtgcctgaATATGCGggaacacttgcgggctgcccccagcacatccttgggttgcaTTGGTTGTTAGTGCAAACAACACGTTTCACAGTATGCTTCGATGAGCatgtgataaatctgaatctgaatcggaAGCTCCATTTGGAGAAGACAGTGCAGTGAAAGATGTACGGTGAATTAAAgatctgtattttttttattactgCTATTAATTGATGCCTTTAAACTAGCAATGACAAGGGCAGTGTGTATTTCCCATTTCTAATTATGCTTCTACATTCCAACACTTAATCCATGACCCTGCAGGTTACAGCTTTTCAAGTATCCATTACGGCAatgttattttatatttatttagagatacagcgcggaacagACCCCTGTAGTCCAACGAGTCACACCTCCCagtaacccaccaatttaaccctagtctaatcacagggcaatttacaatgaccaattaacctactaactagtatgTCTTCCgattgggaggaaaccagtgcacccagaggaaacttccATCAGATGGTTTTTTCCATCTTCGTCCTATAAGGAAGTCAATTCAGGACACTTGTCAGCCACTTGGTGAAAAATCTTTTCTTATCTACCCACCaggatagcgtagtggttagcacaatgctttacagctccAGAGATCACCAATTAGGGTTCAAttactgctgctgtctgtaaggagtttttgcgatcaccctgtgaccatgtggggttCTTTCAGGTGCTgcagtgtcctcccacattccaaagacgtactggttcgggttagtaagttgtggacatgcaatGTTAGTGTCAAAAACATGGGGACACGTGGGGTGTCTCTGACACATctttgtgttggttgttgactcaaatgacatatttcactgtatgtttcgttgtacatctgacaaataaagccaatctttttcTTCTCCTTTGGCCCAGTGAGAACATTATTAACAGGAACATTAATAAATCTATGGGTCACCGAGGGGAAAGATGGGAGAAAGACCTGGAATCTTGGTCGAAAAGTTAAGTGGATGGAATTTCAGAGTTTATTCCAAGGTGTTGGACAGTGAGCTGCTTTCTTGAATGTCTGTAGTCCATGTGGTGAAA
This sequence is a window from Hemitrygon akajei chromosome 1, sHemAka1.3, whole genome shotgun sequence. Protein-coding genes within it:
- the LOC140714886 gene encoding fibrinogen silencer-binding protein-like; the protein is MLGKKSNRSSNFTIYEKIDLLKLVQPYIKVLEVHKNNQAVIVEKNRCWESIAHQYNAVGVGRPSRSAQALRTLYKRIKESAKQELARREQLHPEYKGNVSEPTRRILEMIPHILQPFLKVVDGDDLQRLGGNSASEQGSCVEQPASLHPQSGTSDHPSHSCSDWITPESEPEPEEKPPPVLTLPSQPNESAEHQKRKETQEATNGSATPFSSCEERVSLSPSPRPARREDYLVRHQHRHQGSSHRMTGHENGELQWMSAEEHEIIMENQRKFGLYLDEKRESLKRKQALEEDLLRAKIKVEELKAERLQQGLPVSQDK